The Triplophysa dalaica isolate WHDGS20190420 chromosome 18, ASM1584641v1, whole genome shotgun sequence genome includes the window cattttttgcttttatatttatactactatgatttaaagtgatattttataaaattttgaCATGATTATTTTATTGCTCATAAAACGAACATAGTAAAAACTACCACTATAGTGTCATCAATGGGTTTTTGAATGCGAGCTGAGAAATATTCCTTTCATTGTTTAGGAGGCTATCACCATGTCAAAATAGGGGACCTGTTTAATGGTAAATACCATGTCATCCGGAAACTGGGATGGGGGCATTTCTCCACTGTGTGGCTGGCTTGGGACATCCAGTAAGACTTTCGTCATGcaaattataatgtttttttatcatctgCCTGCACTATTTCAGTTATTggattttctgtttttgtatcTGTAGAGGGAAAAGGTTCGTCGCTATGAAGGTGGTTAAGAGCGCAGAACATTACACTGAAACCGCTCTGGATGAAATAAAGCTGCTGAGATCTGTGAGTGTTCTGAACTAATGTCACATTCCCTTCCTTTCGTCTTTGGCAagcacatttagattttttaagcCAAACTGTTTGCAGTGTGTTTCAGTagggttttatttgttaaagaaCTGCACTGTTTTCAGGTCAGAAATACAGACCCAGATGATCCGAACAGAGAGATGGTTGTGCAGATGCTGGATGACTTTAAGATCTCAGGGGTCAATGGAACTCGTATCCTTGAATGTGAAGaattgtgcgtgtgtgtgtgagggtggGAAATTGGGTCAACAGGGCTAAAAGCAGGTGCCTTGTGTTATTTTAAGGCACCCTAAATTCTTGTGCTGACTTGAGTGctgatttttgtattgttttgtggatcttggttacatttttaaaaccgtTGGACCTTTACTCGACCTTTTAGACGTTTGCATGGTGTTCGAGGTGTTGGGTCACCATTTGCTTAAATGGATTATTAAGTCTAACTATCAAGGCTTACCTCTGCCCTGCGTCAAGAGCATCATTCACCAGGTAACACGGCACGCCGCCACACAAACAGCTCAGTGTTTACGTAATTGAGGCACTGAATTCAGGACAAGGTCTAATTTAGAGACCGTGGTTACAGATGCTTATTTATTGCGGTTTGCGAAGTTGATTTAATTAAGGATTTAGACTGAATTACCATGAAAACAGACTCTGtgtttccattttttattttgactaaaTTTGATTAGACAAACAGTAAGATCACTGTCTGCCCTGTTTGTTTCATCTTTGTTATAATCAATTAGATATGTAGAAGTCTGACAGAGGATGTTTTATGATCTTTCTCTTATTTTGGGATCTCAGGTTCTGCAAGGTCTGGATTACCTGCACACCAAGTGTCAAATCATCCACACAGACATTAAGCCAGAGAACATTCTCATGAGCGTTGAGGAGCTGTATATCAGGCGACTGGCTGCAGAGGCCACTGAATGGCAGAAAGCAGGCGCTCCCCCTCCCTCTGGGTCGGCAGGTACGGAATATCTGCTTTTGAAACTTACTTGTGCTGATAAATAGGGACACACTTAAATCCTTTTAATGACTTTAATTTACACACGTGTGTAGTCAGACAGTTGCTGAGAAAATAGTGTATAATGTACATTtcagtcttttgttgttttattgaaagCATTCTTATTGTGTAGGTTATAGGCGTGTTTGCTAGCCAACAGTTTGTgtgaaaaagacaaacatatcTTGTTTGAAGTACAGATTGTATAAACtattatacaattataacaATGAAAGAGTTTGAGAATTCCTTTGCCCTAACCACTTGCGAAAGTTAATTCTGGTTAGGGCACAGTGTTACTCCAAGAATCCCTCCAGATATATTCTTGGAGCTTTTCCTGCCAGCTCATTTAGCTGATTTAACTTTTCTTTGCTCAACTTGTTGTTTCACTTTCATTCACCCTCCCTCCAGCGTCATtcttaaaatgatgtatttgCTTTGTTACCTCCTATTGTGTTCTGATGAGTCATGATCTTTCTTTCAGTGAGCACTGCCCCAGCACCTAAACAGGTATGTTTCCTTTACCTTTTATTTCCCAGGCTACACAGATCTTATCATgtattagtatttttatttcaattattgtagTTCATTTATTATCAATTGTAATTAAATAACTTTGTTGCTTGTAAGCAATATTGGTAATGAACTTTTGGCATCTTTACTGCTTAACTGCAGCTGccaaaaatgtctaaaaacaagaaaaagaagcTAAAAAAGAAGCAGAAGCGTCAGGCGGAGCTACTGGAGAAATGCATTATGGACTTAGAAGAGATGGAGGTTGGACCTGAAGGTGAAGAGGAAGATGACCCTGAGTCCCCTCATTCCCCATCCTGCCACCTACTCAGAGAAGCTTCACTTCAGGACATCGCTGCTGAAGACATAATCAGTTAGTTTCTGTTTGTGCAGTATAGTTTTCTTGCTTATGTAGATAATTGGTAGTTCATGTTTAGGCTTTTATTTGGGATTTGTGGTTAAGAATATGCAAATCATTTTCCATCATGTTTTCCTCCCCCCCTCATATTCTCTTTCTTTACCTCTGGTTATAGCAGACACCAGAGAGAGACTAACCTCAGATGATTCAATGGAGCTCAACTGTAATGGATTTACCCGTAAACAAGACACCCTACTGCACACAAGACACCCCACAGACGCAGAGGACGCAGATCAAAGCATGTATGAGTACTGTAATGGGGCGGAGTCCCCAGAAATGGACCAGGCCGGCTACAGTAACGGCACATCAGGCCAAGAGCAGTTGGAGGAGGAAGAGCTGCACCCCGGGGAGCAAGAACAGCAGAAGTCTAGAACCAGAGCAAGGGAACAGAACAAGGAGAAGCTGAAGAACGGTCAGTGAAGCAGATGGCTTGGTTTTTGGATGAAGATTACAAGGAAAATTTCTCTGGAGAACGTATAATTGGTTTCcttgttttcctttttctttgaTGCTTTCATGAAAGATAGTacacaaaattgtattttaaaatctgtgcttgtTCAACGCTGATGCagtgtattaatattttgttgactgATTGTGGATAATTTGGTGGATTTTATAATCATTGCTGAGATTATTggaaaagtttgttttgaaatccaaaacCAACACATAAAATgatctctctttttttatacatCATTTTTGTTGACTTTACTTCCTGTTTTACAGACAAGTTGTCCTCTGGAAGCCTATTGGTCAATCCATTAGAGCCCCTCAATGCTGATAAGATTAAGGTCAAGATTGCAGACCTGGGCAACGCCTGCTGGGTGGTGAGAATCTTTACCTTTAACATTTCAATCTTGGTCAGTGTTAGGCAGGTGTTAAATCGCATGAAATTGTAGTTTGTGggctttttaaatattatttagaaaACTGTTAAGGTTTCATTAgcaaaaaataaactcaaaaggGCATAACAAAAGAATATACAGGAAGCATTGTTCACAATTGTTTTGAAAATCAGATTTTTcactacaataaaacaaatcagGAGAACAGACCAAATATTGCAGTTTATGTTCATGCACAAATATGCAGTTTCTGTTTTATACAGATTagcatattttaaatgcatatttaacttctgaaaaagtgaatttaaatgtttaggAGGACAAAATAATGTAACGCTATGTAATCCTCTATACTAGATTAACCagattaaaatgattattattattttcctgTACCTGTGATCATTTCATATAATCTTTTAAGAGGGAGCTTATTAAGAAtgtgattttctgtttttcagcaCAAGCACTTTACAGAAGACATACAGACCCGACAGTACCGCTCTCTGGAGGTGCTGCTTGGCTCAGGATACAGCACACCAGCCGATATATGGAGCACAGCCTGCATGGTGAAAAAcgccacacacacattctttaaCCTTTCTTGATCATTTTTGCTTTCACGTACACTTACAGATGCTGATTTGCACGGGTAACCAATCATTTCTGTTCTGCTTTCAGGCGTTTGAGTTGGCCACTGGTGATTATTTGTTTGAGCCTCACTCTGGTGAAGATTACTCCAGAGATGAAGGTAACAGCGTTTCTATGttgcataaaaatatttatcttaATCTCTGTTAAGTGAGATTAATTTTAtgacagatgtttttaaaatctctttCTTAAAGTGTTTATTCAGTAATGAAACCTTAAACAATATACAATTTGTTTGCAagtgatgtgttttttatttgaattgctATTTTAGTGGTTGTAGTCCTGTGCTTGTTTCCCTGCTATCAATCAGAGCATAAAT containing:
- the srpk1a gene encoding SRSF protein kinase 1a isoform X4 — translated: MERKVLALQARKKRVKAKKSTKKPAHPPRGATQQEPPTETQIQEPDEEILGSDDEEQEDPNDYCKGGYHHVKIGDLFNGKYHVIRKLGWGHFSTVWLAWDIQGKRFVAMKVVKSAEHYTETALDEIKLLRSVRNTDPDDPNREMVVQMLDDFKISGVNGTHVCMVFEVLGHHLLKWIIKSNYQGLPLPCVKSIIHQVLQGLDYLHTKCQIIHTDIKPENILMSVEELYIRRLAAEATEWQKAGAPPPSGSAVSTAPAPKQLPKMSKNKKKKLKKKQKRQAELLEKCIMDLEEMEVGPEGEEEDDPESPHSPSCHLLREASLQDIAAEDIITDTRERLTSDDSMELNCNGFTRKQDTLLHTRHPTDAEDADQSMYEYCNGAESPEMDQAGYSNGTSGQEQLEEEELHPGEQEQQKSRTRAREQNKEKLKNDKLSSGSLLVNPLEPLNADKIKVKIADLGNACWVHKHFTEDIQTRQYRSLEVLLGSGYSTPADIWSTACMAFELATGDYLFEPHSGEDYSRDEDHLALIIELLGQIPCHFALSGKFSQEYFSGQGDLKHITKLKPWGLLEVLMDKYEWPQEEAETFSDFLLPMLDLLPEKRATAAECLRHPWLAL
- the srpk1a gene encoding SRSF protein kinase 1a isoform X2, which gives rise to MERKVLALQARKKRVKAKKSTKKPAHPPRGATQQEPPTETQIQEPDEEILGSDDEEQEDPNDYCKGGYHHVKIGDLFNGKYHVIRKLGWGHFSTVWLAWDIQGKRFVAMKVVKSAEHYTETALDEIKLLRSVRNTDPDDPNREMVVQMLDDFKISGVNGTHVCMVFEVLGHHLLKWIIKSNYQGLPLPCVKSIIHQVLQGLDYLHTKCQIIHTDIKPENILMSVEELYIRRLAAEATEWQKAGAPPPSGSAVSTAPAPKQLPKMSKNKKKKLKKKQKRQAELLEKCIMDLEEMEVGPEGEEEDDPESPHSPSCHLLREASLQDIAAEDIINTRERLTSDDSMELNCNGFTRKQDTLLHTRHPTDAEDADQSMYEYCNGAESPEMDQAGYSNGTSGQEQLEEEELHPGEQEQQKSRTRAREQNKEKLKNDKLSSGSLLVNPLEPLNADKIKVKIADLGNACWVHKHFTEDIQTRQYRSLEVLLGSGYSTPADIWSTACMAFELATGDYLFEPHSGEDYSRDEDHLALIIELLGQIPCHFALSGKFSQEYFSGQDHIALIIELLGVVPRKLMLTGKYSKDFFTKKGDLKHITKLKPWGLLEVLMDKYEWPQEEAETFSDFLLPMLDLLPEKRATAAECLRHPWLAL
- the srpk1a gene encoding SRSF protein kinase 1a isoform X1 — its product is MERKVLALQARKKRVKAKKSTKKPAHPPRGATQQEPPTETQIQEPDEEILGSDDEEQEDPNDYCKGGYHHVKIGDLFNGKYHVIRKLGWGHFSTVWLAWDIQGKRFVAMKVVKSAEHYTETALDEIKLLRSVRNTDPDDPNREMVVQMLDDFKISGVNGTHVCMVFEVLGHHLLKWIIKSNYQGLPLPCVKSIIHQVLQGLDYLHTKCQIIHTDIKPENILMSVEELYIRRLAAEATEWQKAGAPPPSGSAVSTAPAPKQLPKMSKNKKKKLKKKQKRQAELLEKCIMDLEEMEVGPEGEEEDDPESPHSPSCHLLREASLQDIAAEDIITDTRERLTSDDSMELNCNGFTRKQDTLLHTRHPTDAEDADQSMYEYCNGAESPEMDQAGYSNGTSGQEQLEEEELHPGEQEQQKSRTRAREQNKEKLKNDKLSSGSLLVNPLEPLNADKIKVKIADLGNACWVHKHFTEDIQTRQYRSLEVLLGSGYSTPADIWSTACMAFELATGDYLFEPHSGEDYSRDEDHLALIIELLGQIPCHFALSGKFSQEYFSGQDHIALIIELLGVVPRKLMLTGKYSKDFFTKKGDLKHITKLKPWGLLEVLMDKYEWPQEEAETFSDFLLPMLDLLPEKRATAAECLRHPWLAL
- the srpk1a gene encoding SRSF protein kinase 1a isoform X3 — its product is MERKVLALQARKKRVKAKKSTKKPAHPPRGATQQEPPTETQIQEPDEEILGSDDEEQEDPNDYCKGGYHHVKIGDLFNGKYHVIRKLGWGHFSTVWLAWDIQGKRFVAMKVVKSAEHYTETALDEIKLLRSVRNTDPDDPNREMVVQMLDDFKISGVNGTHVCMVFEVLGHHLLKWIIKSNYQGLPLPCVKSIIHQVLQGLDYLHTKCQIIHTDIKPENILMSVEELYIRRLAAEATEWQKAGAPPPSGSAVSTAPAPKQLPKMSKNKKKKLKKKQKRQAELLEKCIMDLEEMEVGPEGEEEDDPESPHSPSCHLLREASLQDIAAEDIITDTRERLTSDDSMELNCNGFTRKQDTLLHTRHPTDAEDADQSMYEYCNGAESPEMDQAGYSNGTSGQEQLEEEELHPGEQEQQKSRTRAREQNKEKLKNDKLSSGSLLVNPLEPLNADKIKVKIADLGNACWVHKHFTEDIQTRQYRSLEVLLGSGYSTPADIWSTACMAFELATGDYLFEPHSGEDYSRDEDHIALIIELLGVVPRKLMLTGKYSKDFFTKKGDLKHITKLKPWGLLEVLMDKYEWPQEEAETFSDFLLPMLDLLPEKRATAAECLRHPWLAL